DNA sequence from the Neisseria mucosa genome:
CAGGGCTTCAACGTCAAAGACGAACATGAACACGAACGTGAAGGAGAAGAATAATGAGTACTTCAGCCATTGTCATGATGCTTGTCGCACTGATTGTCATTTGGGGCGGATTCATCGTCTCCGTCCTGCGCCTACCTAAAGAATAAGGTTTGAGCAAATGAAAAGGCCGTCTGAAAGTCATTGTTCAGACGGCCTTTTTGCCACATGACGGGGAAAGTGGGAAAGAAGGATTCCCCTGGTTGTCGGGGTAGTCTGGAAATTTGATTATGTATTATTGATTATGATGTGTAAATTATATCTATTTGTTTTTAAAAGATTTTAGTCCGATTGTCGTTTTAATGAACCGTTGTTCCCTTTGGCCTCTGCCTGCTGTTTTCTTTGTTTTAGAATAAAGGCTCTCATCAACCTGATGGGGCATTGGGTACAGCAACTGTTTATTTTTAAGGAGAGTTCCGTGGCTAAAGTATATCAACCAGGTACAGAAATTGATTCTAAAGATTTTGTTTTCGGTCTCGATCCGCGCGAGTGGAATGGCTTTTTTTCAAAAGGCATAGGGGCCGATAATGGCCATAATGAGCATGTCTTCCGTCTCGATCCGCGCGAATGGAACGGCTTTTTTTCAAAAGGAGTAGAGTCCGATCATGGTCATAATGAGCATGTTTTCCGTCTTGATCCGCGTGAATGGAACGGCTTCTTTTCAAAAGGAATAGAGTCTGATAATGGCCATGACGATAATGGGCGTATCATCCGCCTTGATCCGCGTGAGTGGGAAGGTTTCGAGCCTGCGCAGCCGGCCGCGAAGCCGATATTGGAATCCAAAGCTTTCGATGGCGATGAACTTTTGAGCCGTGCCTTTGGTGAGGCTGATCCTCTTGATTCTTCTGCCGGTCTTTCCTCAGACAATGCGACCTATTCAAGCAATGGTACAGGTTCATCTGCGTTGGATACCATTCATGATTTAGCAGAAGCTTCTATTTTCAAACTGTAATCGTTCCATAATATAAAAGGCCGTCTGAAACCAATATATGTTTCAGACGGCCTTTTTGTGTATGGTCATCAGGATGAAGCCTAACTCATCATCCAAATTACCAAATGCACCATGGTCGGGCCAAACAATACCATAAACAGTCCGGCCAAAATCATGGTCAGGCTGGCCATCACGCCTTCGGTTTCGTGGCGTTGTCCGGCGCGCGATGTGCCGAAGCCGTGGGCGGCATTGCCGAATGCCACGCCGTTGGCGGTGTGGAAACGGATGCGGGTAAAGGCCAAAAACAGGTCGCCGAATATCATGCCGACAAAGCCGGTGATGATGGTGAACAGGGAAACGAGCGAGGCGGAGCCGTGGATTTCGCTGGCGAGGACGACGGCAAACGGGGTGGAGATGGAGCGCGCCATCAGGCTGTTGGTCACTTCGTTGTTGAAATGGAACATATGGCTCATGAGGAATGCGCTGACTACGCCGACAAACATGCCCACCATAATGGCGATGGAGAGGATGGGCAGCTGGCGGCGGATGACTTCGCGGTTTTCATAAATGGGGACGGCAAAGGCAACGGTAACCGGAGTGAGCAGGAAGACGATGCCTTGGGTATATTTGTGGTAGGTGTCGTAATTGACGCCGAATGCCAGCAGCAGGAGGATGGTGCTGACGGAGACGGTAACGACGGGGGAGAAAATCATTAAGGGTTTTTTGCGGTGGATTTTTTTGGCAACGACATAGGCAAAGCAAGTCCAGATGAAGCAGGCGAGGGCGGTGTAGTCCATTTTTATTCTCTATTTTTAGGAGTGGAGTTTTTTGTAGAGGCGGCGTTTCCAGCGGTAGCAGAAATCGAGGGTCAGGGCGGTGCTGATCATCACGAGCGCGGTGCCGACGGCGATGGTCAAAATCAGCTGCCAGCCTTCGGACATCAGCAGGTCTTGATATTGCAAGACGGAAACCATGATGGGGATGAAGAAAAAGACGAGTTCGCCCAATGCCCATTTTGCGCCGCGGTCAACCATGCCCGGGCGGATGATGCCGAGCCCCAAAAGGGCGAGCATGAGGAACAAGCCCAATACGCCTGAAGAAATAGGCAGATGCGTGAAGCGGACGATAAGGTCGGAAACGCCCCATACTGCGCCGATGATGGCAAGCTGCAAGGCCGTCTGAAAAAATCTGGTGAGGGAATCCATGATATGGGTGTGTGTTGAATGAAAGGCTTGATTATAGAAACCTGGTTTCTGCATAATATGAATTATTAAACGAATAATCATGCCTTAGAGGAATAATGGACTTCAAAAGCCTGTATTGTTTTGCCGAACTCATCCGCCTGCAAAGTTTTTCGGCCACGGCTTCCGCGTTGAATTTGACGCAGCCGACGGTCAGCAAAATCATTCAGGCTTTGGAAGAAGAATTGGGCGTGCCGCTTTTGTGCAAAGAAAACGGACGCAAAAAGCGGCAGGTGCAGCCGACCGCAATCGGCGAAGAAGTCTATCGCCACGCGTTAAACCTTTTACACGAACGCGATTTGCTGCTGGCCCGCATTGACGATTACCGCCATGTCAAAAGCGGGACGCTGCGTTTGGGTTTGGCTTTGTTTGGCAGCGATTTGCTCAGTCATGCGCTGTTTGATTTCCACCAAAAATGGCCGGACATCGAATTGTCGTTTTTGGAACAAGGCTCGCTCGCCATCGAGCAATCCTTGCGCAACAACGAACTCGATGCCGGGCAGCTGCTCGCGCCGGTTCACGAAGACTTCGACAGCATTACCTTGTGCGACTATCCGCTGGTGGTCTTGATGCCGAAAAATCGGGCGAGACACGATGCACTGACGCTCAAAAGCCTGCAACACGAGCCCTTCATTCTGTTTGGCGCCGGCTTTTCCCTCAACGAAACCATTCAGACGGCCTGCCGTAATCAAGGTTTTACCCCCAACGTTGTCTGCCGTACCGGACAATGGAATTTGGTTGCCGACATGGTGGCGCACAATATGGGCATTGCCCTGCTGCCCGAATACTATGCCCGAAAAATCAATCCCGATGTCTTTGCCGCCATTCCTTTGGTCGAACCCGAAATCCGCTGGCAGCTCACCATGGCATGGAAAAAACACCAACGCCCGACGCCGGCCTTAAGGGCTTGGTTGGACGTGGTCAGGGAAGCGTTCGGCAGGCGAAACAAATAAAATCAAATCATCAGGCCGTCTGAAAAAAAGGGTGTCGTTATCACCCGGTTTCAGACGGCCTTTCCCGTTAAAAATGGTAAAACGGCCTAAAAAAGAGTAGAATATGCACCGTTTACAACTCTGCGCCTCTCAGCAGGCTCGAATTATGGACCTTCCCAGTTCGCCTTTGAACTTCCCATCAGACACACAACAACCATAATCATCCCGCCGAAATGCCTCCCCGCGTCCGGCGGGCGGAGCATTTATGAGCATCGAACAAACCCCTCCGAATCTCGACCATACCCCCGACAATGAAGCGGTGGAAGACCGCATTTCTGACGATCGCATCTCTGACGATATCGACCGCATCCATGCCTTATGCGAAATCCTCGAGCCGTCCTTCGAACAAATCGAAGCAGGCGTGCCGATTGAAGATGAAAGCCTGCGCGACAAGTTCACCGAGCTGACCGTCCTCTTGGCCGAGCTGCACCCTGCCGACGTGGCCGCCGTCTTGGAATCCCTGCCGCCGCGCGAGCGTAACATCGTCTGGCTTTTGGTCGCCCCGGAAGACGACGGCGAAGTGTTGCTGGAAGTATCCGACGCCGTACGCGAAACGCTGATCGAGTCCATGGACAAAGACGAGCTGTTGGCCGCCGTCGATGATTTGGACGCAGACGAATTGGCAGAGCTGGCAGACGACCTGCCGCACCAAGTGGTGTACGAAGCGCTGCAAACGCGTGATGAAGAAGAACGCGAGCAGGTCAAAGCGGCGATGTCTTACGAAGACAACCAAGTCGGCGCGATTATGGACTTTGAATTGGTCAGCATCCGTGCCGATGTGGCGTGTGAAGTCGTATTGCGCTACTTGCGCCGTTTCGACAGCCTGCCCGACCATACCGACAAGATTTTCGTGGTTGATGAAAACGACGTGTTGCAAGGCGTGCTGCCCATCCGCAAACTCTTGGTTGCCGACCCCGAAGACATGGTGGCAGACGTGATGGCCACCGATGTCGTGCGCTTCCGTCCCGAAGACGACGTGGAAGAAGCGGCGCAGGCGTTTGAGCGTTATGACTTGGTTACCGCGCCGGTTGTCGATGAAAACAAAAAGTTGATCGGCAGGATCACCATTGACGAAATGGTGGACGTGATCCGTGAAGAATCCGAAGCCGACATGTTTAACATGGCCGGTTTGCAAGAAGAAGAAGACTTGTTCGCCCCGATTTGGGACTCGGTGAAAAACCGCTGGATGTGGCTTGCCATCAACCTGTGTACCGCCTTTATCGCCAGCCGCGTGATTGGCGCATTTGAAGGCAGTATCGAGAAAATCGTCGCACTGGCCGCGTTGATGCCCATCGTCGCCGGCATCGGCGGCAACTCCGGCAACCAAACCATCACCATGATTGTCCGCGCCATGGCGATGGGACAAATGACCAGCACGCAGGCAGGCCGCCTGCTGAAAAAAGAAGTCGGCGTCGCCCTCGTCAACGGCATTATTTGGGGCACTGTGATGGGCGTGATTTCATGGCTGCTCTACGGCAACATCGGCATCGGTTTGGTCATGGTGGCCGCAATGACCTTGAACCTTTTGCTGGCCGCGACCGTCGGCGTCCTCATTCCCGTCATTATGGAAAAAGCCGGACGCGACCCCGCATTGGGCAGCTCGGTGCTGATTACCGCGGTCACCGACTCCGGCGGCTTCCTGATTTTCTTGGGATTGGCCACATTGTTTTTGTTGTAACAACCTTTATCCCAATCAGCAAAAGGGTGGGTTTGTAATATCCTTCTTGATTGTTCAAAACCATTTGATAAGGCCGTCTGAAAACAAATATTATTCAGACGGCCTTTCTGATAACATGACAACAATTTGTCCGATTCGGAGCCGCCATGAATTTCCCGCCACTCAAATCCCCCCTGAAATTTTACGCCGTCGTTCCCACCGCCGACTGGGTTGAGCGCATGGTCAAAGCAGGTGCCGACACGGTGCAACTGCGTTGCAAAACCTTGCATGGTGACGAATTGAAACGTGAAATCGAACGTTGCGTCGCCGCCTGTCAAAACAGCGCAACCCAGCTTTTTATCAACGACCACTGGCGCGAAGCGATAGAAGCGGGCGCATACGGCGTACATCTCGGACAGGAAGACATGGACACCGCCGACCTTGCCGCGATTGAAGCCGCCGGTTTGCGCTTGGGTTTGAGTACGCACTCCGTTGCCGAACTCGACCGCGCCCTGTCCGTACATCCCAGCTATGTCGCCAGCGGCGCGATTTTCCCGACCACGACCAAACAAATGCCGACCGCCCCGCAAGGTTTAGACAAACTGCGCGAATACGTCAGACAGGCACGCGGCACGCCCGTCGTCGCCATCGGCGGCATCGATTTGAACAATGCCGAAGATGTGCTGGCAACAGGCGTTTCCTCACTCGCCGTCGTCCGCGCCGTGACCGAAGCGGAAAATCCCGAAGCGGTGGTTAAAGCGTTTCAGGCTTTGTGGGACCAATAAGGCCGTCTGAAAATAAGAAGTCTGACAAGAGGAGCAAACATCATGAAGATTATATTGAACAATGAAACCATCACATTAAACGGCACAACCGTTGCCGACCTTATCGCCCAAACCTCGCCGCAGAAACCGTTTGCCGTTGCCGTCAATACCCAGTTTGTCGCCAAAGGCGCGTATGCGGAAACGGTTTTAAACGAAAACGATAAAGTGGACATTGTGCGCCCCGTAGTCGGCGGATAAGCGGTTTTACTGCGCGTATATCTGCGCTATTGGTTTAATGCTGAGAAAAGGAAAAGAAATGTTTATCGTATCGTTGGAATATATTAAAGACTTGGCTGCGGTTGAAACCTACCTGGCTGAGCATATCGCGTATCTCGAGCGGTATTATCAAGCAGGTATATTTGTTATGTCTGGCCGCAAACAGCCGCGGACGGGCGGCGTTATCTTGATGAAAGCATCAGGCAGGGAACAGGTGGAAAAGTTAATTGCAGAAGACCCGTTTCACCGAGAAGGCGTGGCGAAATACACGATTACCGAGTTTATTCCGACCAAGGTCGCCGAAGGACTTGAAAAC
Encoded proteins:
- a CDS encoding methionine/alanine import family NSS transporter small subunit, with translation MSTSAIVMMLVALIVIWGGFIVSVLRLPKE
- a CDS encoding LrgB family protein, whose protein sequence is MDYTALACFIWTCFAYVVAKKIHRKKPLMIFSPVVTVSVSTILLLLAFGVNYDTYHKYTQGIVFLLTPVTVAFAVPIYENREVIRRQLPILSIAIMVGMFVGVVSAFLMSHMFHFNNEVTNSLMARSISTPFAVVLASEIHGSASLVSLFTIITGFVGMIFGDLFLAFTRIRFHTANGVAFGNAAHGFGTSRAGQRHETEGVMASLTMILAGLFMVLFGPTMVHLVIWMMS
- a CDS encoding CidA/LrgA family protein, producing the protein MIIRLIIHIMQKPGFYNQAFHSTHTHIMDSLTRFFQTALQLAIIGAVWGVSDLIVRFTHLPISSGVLGLFLMLALLGLGIIRPGMVDRGAKWALGELVFFFIPIMVSVLQYQDLLMSEGWQLILTIAVGTALVMISTALTLDFCYRWKRRLYKKLHS
- a CDS encoding LysR family transcriptional regulator, coding for MDFKSLYCFAELIRLQSFSATASALNLTQPTVSKIIQALEEELGVPLLCKENGRKKRQVQPTAIGEEVYRHALNLLHERDLLLARIDDYRHVKSGTLRLGLALFGSDLLSHALFDFHQKWPDIELSFLEQGSLAIEQSLRNNELDAGQLLAPVHEDFDSITLCDYPLVVLMPKNRARHDALTLKSLQHEPFILFGAGFSLNETIQTACRNQGFTPNVVCRTGQWNLVADMVAHNMGIALLPEYYARKINPDVFAAIPLVEPEIRWQLTMAWKKHQRPTPALRAWLDVVREAFGRRNK
- the mgtE gene encoding magnesium transporter, translating into MSIEQTPPNLDHTPDNEAVEDRISDDRISDDIDRIHALCEILEPSFEQIEAGVPIEDESLRDKFTELTVLLAELHPADVAAVLESLPPRERNIVWLLVAPEDDGEVLLEVSDAVRETLIESMDKDELLAAVDDLDADELAELADDLPHQVVYEALQTRDEEEREQVKAAMSYEDNQVGAIMDFELVSIRADVACEVVLRYLRRFDSLPDHTDKIFVVDENDVLQGVLPIRKLLVADPEDMVADVMATDVVRFRPEDDVEEAAQAFERYDLVTAPVVDENKKLIGRITIDEMVDVIREESEADMFNMAGLQEEEDLFAPIWDSVKNRWMWLAINLCTAFIASRVIGAFEGSIEKIVALAALMPIVAGIGGNSGNQTITMIVRAMAMGQMTSTQAGRLLKKEVGVALVNGIIWGTVMGVISWLLYGNIGIGLVMVAAMTLNLLLAATVGVLIPVIMEKAGRDPALGSSVLITAVTDSGGFLIFLGLATLFLL
- the thiE gene encoding thiamine phosphate synthase, which gives rise to MNFPPLKSPLKFYAVVPTADWVERMVKAGADTVQLRCKTLHGDELKREIERCVAACQNSATQLFINDHWREAIEAGAYGVHLGQEDMDTADLAAIEAAGLRLGLSTHSVAELDRALSVHPSYVASGAIFPTTTKQMPTAPQGLDKLREYVRQARGTPVVAIGGIDLNNAEDVLATGVSSLAVVRAVTEAENPEAVVKAFQALWDQ
- the thiS gene encoding sulfur carrier protein ThiS, translated to MKIILNNETITLNGTTVADLIAQTSPQKPFAVAVNTQFVAKGAYAETVLNENDKVDIVRPVVGG
- a CDS encoding YciI family protein, whose protein sequence is MFIVSLEYIKDLAAVETYLAEHIAYLERYYQAGIFVMSGRKQPRTGGVILMKASGREQVEKLIAEDPFHREGVAKYTITEFIPTKVAEGLENYLETI